One genomic segment of Acinetobacter sp. C26M includes these proteins:
- a CDS encoding D-amino acid dehydrogenase, giving the protein MPHVVVIGAGITGVTSAYELNKLGYEVTVIDRHLFPAMETSFANGGQLSACNAEVWNQKATVLKGIKWMSKKDAPLLLNPSFSAHKYRWLIEFLTHIKNYKANTIETVRLALLARQRLFEIAEKESISFDLEKRGILHMYHTKEDYEIAKKVNDVLVEGKLERNAITPDEMKAIEPTLTGDYFGGYYTAGDATGDIHKFSVGLAEKTQQNGVKYRFGLDVVDVKFTQDKAVVHCKNSSENVNPSADGITEIIADLVLVCGGVGSYQLADMLGDSVNVYPVKGYSITVQLKDERSVKNAPWVSLLDESAKIVTSRLGADRLRIAGTAEFNGYNRDIRADRIQPLINWVNQNFDISTEHVVPWAGLRPMMPNMLPVVKQGKQPRVFYNTGHGHLGWTLSAATAVLISQEIAEKFPS; this is encoded by the coding sequence ATGCCACATGTTGTTGTCATTGGTGCGGGGATTACGGGTGTAACGTCTGCTTATGAATTAAATAAATTAGGCTATGAGGTGACGGTAATTGATCGTCATCTCTTTCCAGCCATGGAAACTTCTTTTGCCAATGGTGGTCAGTTGTCTGCCTGTAATGCCGAAGTCTGGAATCAAAAGGCAACGGTACTTAAAGGCATTAAGTGGATGAGTAAAAAGGATGCACCTTTATTGCTCAATCCATCTTTTAGTGCACACAAATATCGCTGGTTGATTGAATTTTTAACACATATTAAAAACTATAAAGCCAATACCATTGAGACTGTTCGTTTAGCACTTCTGGCGAGACAACGCTTGTTTGAGATTGCAGAAAAAGAAAGTATTTCGTTTGACTTGGAAAAGCGTGGCATTTTACATATGTATCACACCAAGGAAGACTATGAGATTGCCAAAAAGGTCAATGATGTGCTGGTTGAAGGCAAGCTGGAGCGAAATGCGATTACACCTGATGAAATGAAAGCCATTGAGCCTACGCTAACAGGTGACTATTTTGGGGGATATTACACGGCTGGGGATGCAACAGGAGATATTCATAAATTCTCTGTTGGCTTGGCTGAAAAAACTCAGCAAAATGGTGTGAAATATCGTTTTGGCTTAGATGTTGTTGATGTCAAATTTACTCAAGACAAAGCGGTTGTTCACTGTAAAAACAGTTCCGAAAATGTCAATCCAAGCGCGGATGGAATTACTGAAATTATTGCCGATTTAGTTTTGGTTTGTGGTGGTGTAGGAAGTTACCAATTAGCCGATATGCTTGGTGATAGTGTGAATGTGTATCCCGTCAAAGGCTATTCAATTACAGTGCAACTGAAAGATGAACGTAGTGTAAAAAATGCGCCGTGGGTAAGTTTACTGGATGAAAGTGCCAAGATTGTGACGTCTCGCCTCGGTGCTGATCGTTTACGTATTGCGGGTACGGCTGAGTTTAATGGATATAACCGAGATATTCGTGCTGATCGTATTCAACCGTTGATTAACTGGGTCAATCAAAACTTTGATATCTCCACAGAGCATGTTGTGCCTTGGGCGGGCTTACGCCCAATGATGCCGAATATGTTGCCTGTGGTAAAACAAGGTAAGCAACCACGAGTGTTTTATAATACTGGTCATGGACATTTGGGCTGGACTTTGTCTGCGGCAACAGCGGTATTGATTAGCCAAGAAATTGCAGAAAAATTCCCAAGTTGA